The DNA region TCACTCGTAAGAGCCAGACAGCCGAGACGGCCGCGGCCAAGATCGAGTATCTCGAATCCAATCCGGTCACGAAGGAAATGACCGCGGTGAAAGAAAAGCAGTACGTGACGGTCGCGGGAGCGGAACTGAACCCATCCATCCGCACGGTCGACCTGGTGGAGCAGATGTCGGCCGGTCTCGTCGAACTTGGCCTTGCGAAGTAGTGATCGGTGGCAGCCGGTGGAGGCACCTGGGTTGGCCCGTCGGTCTAGCGGGGCTCCTTGTCTCGATTGCCGTGGCGACAGCGATCGGGCCGTCCTCATTGGGTCCGTCCGACGCGTTCGCCGTCGTGGTGGAGAAGCTGGGCGGGCCTGATTCGGGGTTGAGCAGGATCCGACAGGGCATCATCTGGGATCTGCGGCTACCGCGGGCCGCACTGGCCGCTGCGTGCGGTGCCGGGCTCGCGCTGTGTGGTGTCATCCTGCAGTCGCTGCTGCGCAACCCGCTGGCCGACCCGTTCGTACTCGGGATTTCCTCGGGAGCCTCGATGGGTGCGGTGAGCGTGGTCGTTCTCGGCGTCGGGGCGGGCGCGGCATCGTTGGCTTCCGGCGCTTTCGTCGGGGCGTTGGTCGCGTTCGCCCTAGTTCTTGCGCTCGGCCTACTCGCCGGTGGCACGACCGACCGAATGATTCTCGCGGGAGTTGCTGCGACCCAACTGTTTTCTGCGTTGACGTCCTTCATCATGTTTACCGCCGCGGACGCCGAACAGACCCGCGGGGTGCTGTTCTGGTTGCTCGGTTCGCTCGGGACTGCGTCCTGGCGAGACGTCGCGATATGCGGGGCCGTCGTACTCGCAGGGATCTGTGTGTGCTGGCTACTCGCCGGATCGATGGACGCATTCACTTTCGGGGAGGACTCGGCGGCATCGCTGGGTGTCTCGGTGCAGCGAACGCGCATCGTGCTGCTGGTGGTCACTGCACTGATGACCGCCGTGATCGTGTCGTCGTCCGGGGCAATCGGCTTCGTGGGATTAGTGCTGCCGCATGCCGCGCGCGCGTTGATCGGCTCGCGCCATCGTTTACTCGTTCCGGTGTCGGCGCTGCTCGGCGCGATCTTCTTGGTGTGGGTCGACGTCGGCGCGCGGACCATCATTGCTCCGCAGGAATTACCGGTCGGAGTGGCGACCGCGATCGTGGGTGTACCCGCGTTCGTCATCGTGATGCTGCAACGCCGGAGGCGAGCGTGATGATTCGAGGCAACAACGTGTCATGGGGCGTGCGCGACAAGGTGATCGTCGATGGTGTCACGCTCGCCGTACGCAGGGGCAGCACCGTGGGGTTGCTCGGGCCGAATGGTTCGGGCAAATCCTCGCTCCTGCGTGTGATCGCGGGACTTAGGCCAGCCTCGTCGGGCGTCATCACCCTCGGTGACGATGACCTTGCCGCGCTGTCGAGGCGACAGATTGCTCGGCGCATGGCCGTCGTGGACCAGGAGGTGACGACCGACACGCAGCCGACGGTGCGAGATGTGATCAGCCTCGGTCGGCTACCGCACCGCGCACCGTGGTCGCCGTCCTCGAGCGAGGACAGGGCCATCGTGGACGGTGCGGCAGCGTCGACGCGTACGTCCGAATTACTTGACCGCCCGTATTCGACGTTGTCCGGCGGCGAGCGGCAACGCGTGCAAATCGCTCGCGCACTGGCGCAGCAACCGTCCGAGCTGCTGCTTGACGAGCCGACCAATCACCTCGATATCCGTCATCAACTTGAACTGCTCGAACTGGTGCGAGCGGCCGACACGACGACGCTAGTTGCGCTGCATGACTTGAATCTGGCCGCGGCCTACTGCGACGAGGTGGTGGTGATGTGCGGCGGTCGCGTCCGTGCTGCTGGTCGGCCGAGGGATGTGCTGACGGCTGATCTCATCGCCGATGTCTACGAGGTTGACGCTGCCGTGTCGGTGGTCGACGGCGTCGCGCACATCCGCTTTCTCGGGGTGCTTTCGTAACGTCGCCGTTCTCGATCGTGTGAGGCGCGAGTCTGGTCGGCGTACGTCACATTCGAGGTGGGTACCGCGACGCGGCGACTAGTTGTACCGTCAATCGAGTCATGCAAGTTTCAACTAAAGGACTTTGTCTTTCATGTCAGATACCCGTGTCGTCGCCCTCGTGGGAAGCCTGCGCGCTGAATCGGTCAATCGCCGCATCGCCGAGCACCTGAAGGCCAACGCGCCCGAGGGCGTCACCGTTGAGATCGCGAACGGTCTCGGTGACATCCCGTTCTACAACGAGGAGATCGACGTCGAGCCTGCCCCGGCGGCAGCGCAGGCCCTGCGCGAGCAGGTCGCGGCGGCGGATGCCGTTCTCGTGCTCACGCCCGAGTACAACGGCACCATGCCGGCCGTGCTGAACAACACCATCGACTGGCTGTCGCGTCCGTATGGTGCGGGCTCGCTCTTCGGTAAGCCGTTTGCCGTCGTCGGTTCGGCGGCGAGCTCGTTCGGTGGCAAGTGGTCGCACGATGACACTCGCCGTTCGGCGGGGATCGCTGGCGCTGTCGTTCTGGACAACGTCGACGTATCGCACAGCCATTCCGAAATCGACCCCCTCGAGGACGTAGAGATCGCAGGCCGCTTCCTCGCCGCGCTCACCGCCCTCGCGGAGCACCAGCCCGAAGCGGTGGCGTAACCCGCCTCCGACCATCTGGCGTAACTACTTCCGATCCCGCGGAGCGGTCAGCAACTCGTGTGCTGGCCGCTCCGCGGAGTCATCTGTGCGGGCGTTACCGCGGAGTCATCTGTGCGGTACCGCGGGTTTATCTGAGCTGACGGTCTCGCCCCGTTATCGCATCGGGCGCCACAGCAGTAGGCCCGAATCGATGATGGGCTGCACGTACGGCCGCAGCGTCTGAAAAATGTCCTCGGCGTCCGCTACGCCATCCCACACCGACGCGGCCGCGTCATCGGTCTGCGCCTCGATCAACTCATACAACTCGACGCCGGCATCGGTCAACAGATAGTCGTCGGCCTGCAGCAGCCCGCGGGTGCGCAAAGCGTCGGCCGCCGCCTCCCAAGCATCGTCGTCCCACGATCGCGACTTCTGCACCGACGCGAGGCCGCGGGCGCGCTCCTGTGGCGCCGTCAACGGATCCGAACCGTGGAAGATGAGCACCTCGGTGGGTGCCAAGTTGTGCGCGACCAGGATGTCGATGTGTGCGTCGCCGCGCCATTCGCGCATGGTCGCAGTGTGCTGCCACAGCGCAACATGCGGCTGCAAGTCTCGTTGCAGTACGGCGTTCGCGCCGCCGAGCGGCCGACCGGCGGAAATCGCTCCCGCGTAGATCTCGCCGAGACGGTTCGCCATACGGGCGATCGTGTCATCGTGGATCCGGTCGCCAAGGATGTCACGCAATTGGCGATCCACGATCGTCTCTCGCGCGGTCAGCAACTCGTCGATCGACAGTGCCTCGGTCGCTTGCGTCCAGCCCTTTTCAATGACCGCAGGATTCCAGTTATAGAAGGCGCTCGTGACCACTGCCGGGGCACAATTACCCATCGGCGCGGCGCGGAAACCGACGTACGACGCGTAGAAACGCATCGAATGCACCTGCGCAACCTCCGTAGCGCGATCGCCCCAGTACGTGATCAGGTGCATCGGTTCGAGTAGCAGGTAGGCAGCGCGCGAGATTGCCCGAGTGTGCTCGTCGTAGCGAAAGGCCATCTGGATTCCTCTATGTAGGCGGTATCTGGGCCAAGCCAACCATGAGGTCACCGCCGGTCGTCAAGAGTGATGGACTCGCGGCGGCGGGCGCTGCGCTCGCTGGAGCCGCTCGTGGCACCCGCCGGATCGCTACCTCGCCATCGGGTCCATCGAGATGATCTGCCACCCGTGCCCGTCCAGATCGAAGAAGGAGCGGTCGTACACGGCTCCGCTCTCGTCGGTGTCTCCGGCGCTAGCTCCCGCCGCGAGCGCCCTCCCGACGAGTGCATCGACGGCGTCGCGACTATCAACGCTCAGGCAGATCACGCAGCCGCTGGTGCTCTGCGCATCGATGACGTTCTTGCCCAGCAGCAGCGTCTGGTAAAAGTCTCGCTGGATCAACATGGTCGATATCGAGGCGCCCAGCCGCACCAAAAGCGCCCTATCGTTGCTCATTCGCTCGTCAAAGGAGTAGCCGATAGCGGCGAAGAAATCGCGGGATCGCGCGACGTTGACGACGGGCAAGTTGACGATGATCTGAGTGTGCATGGGAAGCCTCCCCGGCCCGCGGCGCCACCTATTGGAGCCGTCTTCATGGTTGACGGCGCCAGCGCGTCGAACTCATCGGTGCGCCGAGGTATTTCATGCGCAACGCGGTCGGCGAGGACCGCGGGAAGGCTCGCCAAGTTAGTACAGGTAGTCCTCGCCGCTGGCGCGTACCGTGACATCACTCAGCGAGATCCCCCAAGGCTGATCGATCACGTGGACGACAGCGTCCGCCAGTTCCTCCGGTTTGATCAGCCAGTAGCCAATGGAATCGACGTCCGTCAATTCCGCCGGTAGCGATCCGTCCATCAACTGACCGACATGCTCGGCGTACTGTGCTCCGCGCTGACCCACCAGCCCGAAGATGGCTTGGTCGTTCACTACCCAACTCGCCAAGTTGGTGCCGGTGATGCCGGTTGGCTTAATCGTGGTGACTTTGATCTTGCCCTTCGACTCGATCCGCAGCGAATCCGACAGCACAGTCACGGCCGCCTTTGTCGCGCTGTACACGCCCGACCCGGCGATGCCCGCATTGCCGTAGATCGACGAGATGTTCACAACCTGACCACGGCCCTGTTCGATCATCTGGTCATACACTGCGGCGATCCCGTTCACGACGCCCTTGAAATTGATATCGATGCAGGCGTGCCAGCGATCGAGCGCTTGCTCGTGATCAGCGAAGTACGCCAGTGGCATCACGCCAGCGTTGTTGACCAGTACGTCGATCGCGCCGTACGCCTCGATGGCCTGCCGCGCGGCATCGCGCATCGCCGCCGCGTTAGTGACGTCGGCGACGATATCGAGCGCCTCCTGGCCGCGCGAACGGATGCCCGTGAAGACCTCGGCGAGGCCGTCAGCGTTGACATCGGTACCCACGACGCGTGCGCCGCCGCTGGCGCACTTCTCGGCGATCAACCGGCCAAATCCGCTGCCCGCGCCGGTGATCATGATGACCTTGCCCTGCAAATGTGTGCTCACGCCGCTCCTAAACGATGTTGATCTTGTCGTGCCCGGCGCTCACTCGTTCACGCGAACCAGTAATGCCGACCGCCGGACACCAGGGGTCTCGTTGATTCGCGGGGCAGTGCGTAACGCAAATTGACCGAGAGCGTTACGCACTGTCCCGCAGAACCGGCCAATGTCAGGTGATGTGGCGTGACGCGGCACGCCCGGCCACCCGCCCGCTGAAGATGCAACCGCCGAGGAAGCTGCCCTCCAACGCGCGGTTGCCGTGTACGCCGCCCCCGCCGAAACCGGCGACCTCGCCCGCGGCGTACAACCCGTCGAACGCGGAGCCGTCCTCGCGCATCACCTGCGAATCGAGGTTGGTCTCCAGCCCGCCGAGGGTCTTGCGGGTCAGGATGTGCAGTCGTACGGCGATCAGTGGCCCGGCCTTCGGGTCCAGCAGCTTGTGCGGTGATGCGACGCGGGCGAGTTTGTCACCGCGGTAGGCGCGGGCGGAGCGCAATGCGGCGATCTGCAGGTCCTTGGTAAACGCGTTGTCGACCTCCCGGTCGCGCGCGAGCACCTCCTGACGGACTCGGCCGGCATCCAGCAATTCTCCGCCGGGTAGCTTGCGCATTTTCGCCAGCAGATCGTCGAGATCGTCAGCGACGACGAAATCCTCACCGTGCTGCTTGAAGGCCTCGACCGGCCCCGGGGCGCCCGGGCGTACCCGACTGAGGGTGAGTTTGATGTCCTTACCGGTGAGATCGGGGTTCTTCTCCGAACCCGACAGCGCGAACTCCTTCTCGATGATCTTCTGCGACAGGATGAACCAGGAGTGATCGTGGCCGGTACCGCGCAGGTGCTTCAGGGTGCCGAGGGTGTCGAATCCGGGAAACAGTGGTACCGGGAGTCGGTTGCCTAATGCGTCGAACCACATCGATGACGGGCCCGGGAGAATCCGGATGCCGTGGTTGTCCCACTTCGGCTCCCAGTCCTTGATGCCTTCGACGTAATGCCACATCCGGTCGGCATTGATCAGGTGTGCGCCCTGCGCGGTGGCTCGTTCGCGCAGCAAGCCATCAACGTGTGCGGGAACGCCGGCAACCATGTTCGAGGGTGGCGAGCCAAGCGACGACGGCCAGTACGAACGGACCAGTTCCGGGTTACCGCCAATGCCACCGCTCGTCAGGATTACCGCCTGCGCGCGCGCCTCGAAATCACCGGCCGCGGTGCGATTCGATGCCACGCCCCGCGCCGCCGAGTCGTCCGCCAGCACCGTTCCGCGTACGCCGAC from Cumulibacter soli includes:
- a CDS encoding SDR family oxidoreductase — encoded protein: MSTHLQGKVIMITGAGSGFGRLIAEKCASGGARVVGTDVNADGLAEVFTGIRSRGQEALDIVADVTNAAAMRDAARQAIEAYGAIDVLVNNAGVMPLAYFADHEQALDRWHACIDINFKGVVNGIAAVYDQMIEQGRGQVVNISSIYGNAGIAGSGVYSATKAAVTVLSDSLRIESKGKIKVTTIKPTGITGTNLASWVVNDQAIFGLVGQRGAQYAEHVGQLMDGSLPAELTDVDSIGYWLIKPEELADAVVHVIDQPWGISLSDVTVRASGEDYLY
- a CDS encoding NADPH-dependent FMN reductase, which encodes MSDTRVVALVGSLRAESVNRRIAEHLKANAPEGVTVEIANGLGDIPFYNEEIDVEPAPAAAQALREQVAAADAVLVLTPEYNGTMPAVLNNTIDWLSRPYGAGSLFGKPFAVVGSAASSFGGKWSHDDTRRSAGIAGAVVLDNVDVSHSHSEIDPLEDVEIAGRFLAALTALAEHQPEAVA
- a CDS encoding ABC transporter ATP-binding protein, whose translation is MIRGNNVSWGVRDKVIVDGVTLAVRRGSTVGLLGPNGSGKSSLLRVIAGLRPASSGVITLGDDDLAALSRRQIARRMAVVDQEVTTDTQPTVRDVISLGRLPHRAPWSPSSSEDRAIVDGAAASTRTSELLDRPYSTLSGGERQRVQIARALAQQPSELLLDEPTNHLDIRHQLELLELVRAADTTTLVALHDLNLAAAYCDEVVVMCGGRVRAAGRPRDVLTADLIADVYEVDAAVSVVDGVAHIRFLGVLS
- a CDS encoding FAD-binding dehydrogenase, with product MDTDVIVVGAGLAGLVAAAELVDAGRRVIILEQENAQNLGAQAHWSFGGLFLVNSPEQRRMGIKDSHELALQDWLGTAAFDREEDFWPRQWAEAYVDFAAGEKRSWLHEQGLRWFPIVGWAERGGYGAIGHGNSVPRFHITWGTGPGVVEPFIRRVLAAVDSGRAEIRYRYQVDELIIEDATAVGVRGTVLADDSAARGVASNRTAAGDFEARAQAVILTSGGIGGNPELVRSYWPSSLGSPPSNMVAGVPAHVDGLLRERATAQGAHLINADRMWHYVEGIKDWEPKWDNHGIRILPGPSSMWFDALGNRLPVPLFPGFDTLGTLKHLRGTGHDHSWFILSQKIIEKEFALSGSEKNPDLTGKDIKLTLSRVRPGAPGPVEAFKQHGEDFVVADDLDDLLAKMRKLPGGELLDAGRVRQEVLARDREVDNAFTKDLQIAALRSARAYRGDKLARVASPHKLLDPKAGPLIAVRLHILTRKTLGGLETNLDSQVMREDGSAFDGLYAAGEVAGFGGGGVHGNRALEGSFLGGCIFSGRVAGRAASRHIT
- a CDS encoding VOC family protein — its product is MHTQIIVNLPVVNVARSRDFFAAIGYSFDERMSNDRALLVRLGASISTMLIQRDFYQTLLLGKNVIDAQSTSGCVICLSVDSRDAVDALVGRALAAGASAGDTDESGAVYDRSFFDLDGHGWQIISMDPMAR
- a CDS encoding SCO6745 family protein, with amino-acid sequence MAFRYDEHTRAISRAAYLLLEPMHLITYWGDRATEVAQVHSMRFYASYVGFRAAPMGNCAPAVVTSAFYNWNPAVIEKGWTQATEALSIDELLTARETIVDRQLRDILGDRIHDDTIARMANRLGEIYAGAISAGRPLGGANAVLQRDLQPHVALWQHTATMREWRGDAHIDILVAHNLAPTEVLIFHGSDPLTAPQERARGLASVQKSRSWDDDAWEAAADALRTRGLLQADDYLLTDAGVELYELIEAQTDDAAASVWDGVADAEDIFQTLRPYVQPIIDSGLLLWRPMR
- a CDS encoding FecCD family ABC transporter permease; the protein is MIGGSRWRHLGWPVGLAGLLVSIAVATAIGPSSLGPSDAFAVVVEKLGGPDSGLSRIRQGIIWDLRLPRAALAAACGAGLALCGVILQSLLRNPLADPFVLGISSGASMGAVSVVVLGVGAGAASLASGAFVGALVAFALVLALGLLAGGTTDRMILAGVAATQLFSALTSFIMFTAADAEQTRGVLFWLLGSLGTASWRDVAICGAVVLAGICVCWLLAGSMDAFTFGEDSAASLGVSVQRTRIVLLVVTALMTAVIVSSSGAIGFVGLVLPHAARALIGSRHRLLVPVSALLGAIFLVWVDVGARTIIAPQELPVGVATAIVGVPAFVIVMLQRRRRA